DNA sequence from the Geitlerinema sp. PCC 9228 genome:
CTCCCGTCTTTTTTCGTAAAAAATAGAACCAAATAGAAACAATTTTGGCACGTTTCTTCACCGTTCTCCTTGACAAGAGGGACTACAGGGGGGTAACAAACAGATGATACCATTTCTAAAAAACAATGATTGTCTAGGATTTTCTGATTGCCCTGTTAAGGGAGATTCGTGAAGTTTCCCTAGGGCAATTCTTCTTGTAAGTTTTTAAAGAAATGGTACGACTTATGCCTTCTCAAAAGAAAACGACTGAAACCACAAAAACCAACGGAAAAAGACAGCGGGAACCTTTAAAAAGTCTGATTCTTTACCACTTGTTTAAGTGGTCGGTGGTCAGCCCCACGCTTCATACTTATTTTCGCGGGAGAATTTATGGAGCGGAGCATGTGCCCCAAGAAGGTCCGTTGGTAATTACCAGCAACCACGCCAGCAATTTCGACCCGCCCTTACTTTCCAACTGCATGCGCCGCCCGGTGGCTTTTATGGCAAAGGAAGAACTGTTTCAAGTGCCGGTATTGAAACAAGCCATTTCCCTGTATGGTGCCTATCCAGTGAAACGGGGAAGCAGCGATCGCCAAGCGTTGCGTGCGGCATTAGAATATTTAGAACACGGTTGGGCTACCGGAATTTTCTTACAAGGAACCCGCAGTAAGGACGGACGGATTCATTCGCCTAAGTTGGGAGCAGCTTTAATCGCCGCCAAAGCCCAAGCTCCCATTGTTCCCGTTTGTTTGTGGGGAACTCATGAAATATTTTCGGGGAAATCCAACATTCCCCGTTCCGTGCCCGTAACCGTACGCATTGGCGAAGCGATCGCACCTCCCAAAACCACCCATCGAGAAGACTTGCAAGCTACAACCGACTACTGCGCCCAAGTTATAAATCAAATGCACGATTTGGGAAGATAGCAATCGTTGGCTACAATAGCTGACCATAGCCGTCGAATTCAAAATTACTCATGAGCGACTTTCAAACCGAACTTGCCAACTCTGTCGATATAGCCAAGTGGTCTTGGTTGCTTCCTCACGTCAAACGCGATGCGGTGGTGTTGGTCAACGAACAGCTAGATTTAGCGGAAGTCGGTGCTGCCGTAGCTGAAGATAACGTTCCCTACGTACAGCATTGGATTGGCAAAGAACTCATCCGCAAACCTTCTGAAGAAGAATTATCCGCCTGGAGCGAAAAACCCAGCAAAGAGTTTGACGCCCTCATTGTTTCTCCCTTTGTTTTGGTTCAAGAACGGTAGTTGTTTTGGCATGGGAGCTTGCGGTTTGACTACCTCACCGCAATAGGAGCGTGGGAGCTTACCGAGCGTGGGAGCGTGGGGGATATAATTGGTTGTTTTCTCCGATGCCCCGATGCCCCGACGCTCCGACGCCCCGATGCTCCGAAGCCCCGAAGCTCCTACGAACTTGGTCCCAACAAAATCAACTGCCGCCGAGCAAGCGATCGCACTCCATCGCTGTCTAAAGCACAATTGGGTAAAATCTCGCCAACGGTGCGTTGACCGTCGCAGGCTTGCATGAATTCAAACTCGGCTTCCGATAAAGTAACCGGCATATAGTTGTAATCCATAATATCGCGGCTGCACCATCCAAACATGCAAGGACTGCGTTCGGGGATGGCTTGCTCCAGAGCTGCTGGCGAGGACCAGTCGTTTTGGGGAATGGGTGGTCTGCCCAGGAAAAATTCGTAGTGAGAAACTTCCGGATCGAGCAGTTCGATGAGGCGATATTGCTGGCGCTCGTCGAGCTGTTTGGCTTTTTCTAGGGCATCGGGAGCATTCCCCAACAATCGGTCTAGCTGCCAATAGTCGGAGTTGGAAAAACCGAGAAATTGCAGTTGCGAGGCATCGATAAGTTCAAAGAGCGTCTCGATATTGTAGTCAATTTCCTGGGGATTCAGGTACATATCGGCAAAGTTGGCATCCCGTTGGTTTTCTAGGGACCAACGTTGTTTTTCGCGCTTGACAATTCGGTTGTTTT
Encoded proteins:
- a CDS encoding DUF2288 domain-containing protein, with the translated sequence MSDFQTELANSVDIAKWSWLLPHVKRDAVVLVNEQLDLAEVGAAVAEDNVPYVQHWIGKELIRKPSEEELSAWSEKPSKEFDALIVSPFVLVQER
- a CDS encoding lysophospholipid acyltransferase family protein translates to MPSQKKTTETTKTNGKRQREPLKSLILYHLFKWSVVSPTLHTYFRGRIYGAEHVPQEGPLVITSNHASNFDPPLLSNCMRRPVAFMAKEELFQVPVLKQAISLYGAYPVKRGSSDRQALRAALEYLEHGWATGIFLQGTRSKDGRIHSPKLGAALIAAKAQAPIVPVCLWGTHEIFSGKSNIPRSVPVTVRIGEAIAPPKTTHREDLQATTDYCAQVINQMHDLGR